In a single window of the Zea mays cultivar B73 chromosome 5, Zm-B73-REFERENCE-NAM-5.0, whole genome shotgun sequence genome:
- the LOC103626841 gene encoding phospholipase D beta 1 isoform X4, with product MPLPVHGPACNSSGHLIGWHTFNSLPFSGKTATVVGEATPVLPRDLEWAGFVLNSRMLWKEADSKPDWVKDLDAVGENFEERWLKASKRSAAKKLSKLSRSHNESLLWIKKIPDIIAIDDEIYSNDDDPERWDMQQIFRSIDSNSVKGFPKDPREATSKNLVFGKNVLIDMSVHTAYVNVIRGAQHFIYIENQYFLGSSFNWDSHRDVGANNLIPIEIALKIANKIYSNERFSAYIVVPMWPEGNPTGTLTQRILYWQKMTMQMMYEIIYKALKEVGLDGTYEPQDYLNFFCLGNREAEDTTCTSSGPFSASNPQDQARKNRRFMVYVHSKGMIVDDEYVIIGSANINQRSMEGTRDTEIAMAAYQPQHTWANMLSAPRGQIFGYRKIQCTC from the exons ATGCCTCTTCCAGTCCATGGCCCTGCTTGCAACTCCTCAGGGCATCTGATTGGATGGCACACGTTCAACTCATTGCCCTTCTCTGGGAAGACGGCCACAGTTGTTGGTGAAGCAACCCCTGTTCTGCCTAGGGATTTGGAGTGGGCTGGTTTTGTGTTGAACTCGAGGATGCTGTGGAAGGAGGCTGACAGCAAGCCTGACTGGGTGAAGGATCTTGATGCTGTGGGTGAGAACTTTGAGGAGCGCTGGTTAAAGGCATCAAAGCGCAGTGCCGCTAAGAAACTGTCAAAATTGTCGAGGTCGCATAATGAGTCGTTGTTGTGGATCAAGAAGATACCTGATATTATTGCTATTGACGACGAGATCTATTCAAATGATGATGATCCAGAGAGATGGGACATGCAG CAGATTTTCCGATCAATTGATTCGAATTCTGTCAAGGGTTTTCCAAAAGATCCACGGGAGGCCACTAGTAAG AATCTTGTTTTTGGGAAAAATGTACTGATTGATATGAGCGTGCATACAGCATATGTGAATGTCATCCGAGGTGCTCAACATTTCATCTATATTGAGAACCAGTACTTCCTTGGCTCTTCATTTAACTGGGATTCACATAGAGATGTTG GTGCTAATAATCTGATACCCATTGAGATAGCACTGAAAATTGCAAACAAGATTTATTCGAATGAGAGATTTTCAGCTTATATAGTAGTTCCAATGTGGCCTGAGGGCAATCCTACTGGAACTCTTACGCAAAGGATTCTTTATTGGCAG AAAATGACAATGCAAATGATGTATGAGATAATCTATAAGGCCTTGAAAGAAGTAGGACTAGATGGTACATATGAGCCACAGGATTACCTGAATTTCTTCTGCCTTGGTAACCGTGAAGCTGAGGACACTACTTGCACATCTAGTGGACCATTCTCAGCCAGTAACCCACAG GACCAAGCTCGGAAGAATAGGAGATTCATGGTGTATGTGCACTCGAAAGGCATGATTGTGGATGATGAATATGTGATAATTGGATCCGCTAACATCAACCAGAGATCCATGGAAGGAACTAGAGATACAGAGATTGCAATGGCTGCATACCAACCCCAGCATACATGGGCAAATATGCTTTCTGCTCCTCGTGGACAG ATTTTCGGGTACAGGAAAATACAGTGTACGTGTTGA
- the LOC103626841 gene encoding phospholipase D beta 1 isoform X3: MPLPVHGPACNSSGHLIGWHTFNSLPFSGKTATVVGEATPVLPRDLEWAGFVLNSRMLWKEADSKPDWVKDLDAVGENFEERWLKASKRSAAKKLSKLSRSHNESLLWIKKIPDIIAIDDEIYSNDDDPERWDMQQIFRSIDSNSVKGFPKDPREATSKNLVFGKNVLIDMSVHTAYVNVIRGAQHFIYIENQYFLGSSFNWDSHRDVGANNLIPIEIALKIANKIYSNERFSAYIVVPMWPEGNPTGTLTQRILYWQKMTMQMMYEIIYKALKEVGLDGTYEPQDYLNFFCLGNREAEDTTCTSSGPFSASNPQDQARKNRRFMVYVHSKGMIVDDEYVIIGSANINQRSMEGTRDTEIAMAAYQPQHTWANMLSAPRGQNNMGRSDDDSPSPPRGHMRRTRSPSPCGSYGGHGKRPTTNLMVTNLGPDCRIPTLIK; this comes from the exons ATGCCTCTTCCAGTCCATGGCCCTGCTTGCAACTCCTCAGGGCATCTGATTGGATGGCACACGTTCAACTCATTGCCCTTCTCTGGGAAGACGGCCACAGTTGTTGGTGAAGCAACCCCTGTTCTGCCTAGGGATTTGGAGTGGGCTGGTTTTGTGTTGAACTCGAGGATGCTGTGGAAGGAGGCTGACAGCAAGCCTGACTGGGTGAAGGATCTTGATGCTGTGGGTGAGAACTTTGAGGAGCGCTGGTTAAAGGCATCAAAGCGCAGTGCCGCTAAGAAACTGTCAAAATTGTCGAGGTCGCATAATGAGTCGTTGTTGTGGATCAAGAAGATACCTGATATTATTGCTATTGACGACGAGATCTATTCAAATGATGATGATCCAGAGAGATGGGACATGCAG CAGATTTTCCGATCAATTGATTCGAATTCTGTCAAGGGTTTTCCAAAAGATCCACGGGAGGCCACTAGTAAG AATCTTGTTTTTGGGAAAAATGTACTGATTGATATGAGCGTGCATACAGCATATGTGAATGTCATCCGAGGTGCTCAACATTTCATCTATATTGAGAACCAGTACTTCCTTGGCTCTTCATTTAACTGGGATTCACATAGAGATGTTG GTGCTAATAATCTGATACCCATTGAGATAGCACTGAAAATTGCAAACAAGATTTATTCGAATGAGAGATTTTCAGCTTATATAGTAGTTCCAATGTGGCCTGAGGGCAATCCTACTGGAACTCTTACGCAAAGGATTCTTTATTGGCAG AAAATGACAATGCAAATGATGTATGAGATAATCTATAAGGCCTTGAAAGAAGTAGGACTAGATGGTACATATGAGCCACAGGATTACCTGAATTTCTTCTGCCTTGGTAACCGTGAAGCTGAGGACACTACTTGCACATCTAGTGGACCATTCTCAGCCAGTAACCCACAG GACCAAGCTCGGAAGAATAGGAGATTCATGGTGTATGTGCACTCGAAAGGCATGATTGTGGATGATGAATATGTGATAATTGGATCCGCTAACATCAACCAGAGATCCATGGAAGGAACTAGAGATACAGAGATTGCAATGGCTGCATACCAACCCCAGCATACATGGGCAAATATGCTTTCTGCTCCTCGTGGACAG AACAACATGGGAAGAAGTGATGATGACAGTCCATCGCCGCCAAGAGGTCACATGAGAAGAACTCGCAGCCCAAGTCCTTGTGGTAGTTATGGAGGCCATGGCAAGCGCCCCACAACTAATCTTATGGTGACGAATCTTGGTCCAGATTGTAG gattccgactctcatcaagtga
- the LOC103626840 gene encoding mediator of RNA polymerase II transcription subunit 33A-like — MSFRLSRDSRVLMIYKSLLYGKSAGNMLHLIIEACISRKLIDTSAYLWPGYVVPSGTLKDTTLPQESPWLNFMKGSRLSGPLIDALVASPASSSSSAR, encoded by the exons ATGTCTTTCAGGCTGTCACGTGATTCAAGAGTATTAATGATATACAAAAGTTTGCTTTATGGCAAGTCAG CTGGGAACATGCTCCATCTTATTATCGAAGCCTGTATCTCGAGAAAGTTGATCGATACATCTGCTTATTTATGGCCTGGTTATGTTGTACCATCTGGGACTTTAAAAGATACAACTTTGCCCCAAGAATCCCCTTGGTTAAACTTTATGAAAGGGTCTCGACTTTCAGGACCCCTTATTGATGCTCTGGTCGCATCTCCTGCTTCAAG TTCAAGCTCTGCAAGGTGA
- the LOC103626841 gene encoding phospholipase D beta 1 isoform X2 yields MPLPVHGPACNSSGHLIGWHTFNSLPFSGKTATVVGEATPVLPRDLEWAGFVLNSRMLWKEADSKPDWVKDLDAVGENFEERWLKASKRSAAKKLSKLSRSHNESLLWIKKIPDIIAIDDEIYSNDDDPERWDMQIFRSIDSNSVKGFPKDPREATSKNLVFGKNVLIDMSVHTAYVNVIRGAQHFIYIENQYFLGSSFNWDSHRDVGANNLIPIEIALKIANKIYSNERFSAYIVVPMWPEGNPTGTLTQRILYWQKMTMQMMYEIIYKALKEVGLDGTYEPQDYLNFFCLGNREAEDTTCTSSGPFSASNPQDQARKNRRFMVYVHSKGMIVDDEYVIIGSANINQRSMEGTRDTEIAMAAYQPQHTWANMLSAPRGQNNMGRSDDDSPSPPRGHMRRTRSPSPCGSYGGHGKRPTTNLMVTNLGPDCRSYHLREPFWFIL; encoded by the exons ATGCCTCTTCCAGTCCATGGCCCTGCTTGCAACTCCTCAGGGCATCTGATTGGATGGCACACGTTCAACTCATTGCCCTTCTCTGGGAAGACGGCCACAGTTGTTGGTGAAGCAACCCCTGTTCTGCCTAGGGATTTGGAGTGGGCTGGTTTTGTGTTGAACTCGAGGATGCTGTGGAAGGAGGCTGACAGCAAGCCTGACTGGGTGAAGGATCTTGATGCTGTGGGTGAGAACTTTGAGGAGCGCTGGTTAAAGGCATCAAAGCGCAGTGCCGCTAAGAAACTGTCAAAATTGTCGAGGTCGCATAATGAGTCGTTGTTGTGGATCAAGAAGATACCTGATATTATTGCTATTGACGACGAGATCTATTCAAATGATGATGATCCAGAGAGATGGGACATGCAG ATTTTCCGATCAATTGATTCGAATTCTGTCAAGGGTTTTCCAAAAGATCCACGGGAGGCCACTAGTAAG AATCTTGTTTTTGGGAAAAATGTACTGATTGATATGAGCGTGCATACAGCATATGTGAATGTCATCCGAGGTGCTCAACATTTCATCTATATTGAGAACCAGTACTTCCTTGGCTCTTCATTTAACTGGGATTCACATAGAGATGTTG GTGCTAATAATCTGATACCCATTGAGATAGCACTGAAAATTGCAAACAAGATTTATTCGAATGAGAGATTTTCAGCTTATATAGTAGTTCCAATGTGGCCTGAGGGCAATCCTACTGGAACTCTTACGCAAAGGATTCTTTATTGGCAG AAAATGACAATGCAAATGATGTATGAGATAATCTATAAGGCCTTGAAAGAAGTAGGACTAGATGGTACATATGAGCCACAGGATTACCTGAATTTCTTCTGCCTTGGTAACCGTGAAGCTGAGGACACTACTTGCACATCTAGTGGACCATTCTCAGCCAGTAACCCACAG GACCAAGCTCGGAAGAATAGGAGATTCATGGTGTATGTGCACTCGAAAGGCATGATTGTGGATGATGAATATGTGATAATTGGATCCGCTAACATCAACCAGAGATCCATGGAAGGAACTAGAGATACAGAGATTGCAATGGCTGCATACCAACCCCAGCATACATGGGCAAATATGCTTTCTGCTCCTCGTGGACAG AACAACATGGGAAGAAGTGATGATGACAGTCCATCGCCGCCAAGAGGTCACATGAGAAGAACTCGCAGCCCAAGTCCTTGTGGTAGTTATGGAGGCCATGGCAAGCGCCCCACAACTAATCTTATGGTGACGAATCTTGGTCCAGATTGTAG GAGTTATCACCTTCGTGAACcattttggtttattttgtag
- the LOC103626841 gene encoding phospholipase D beta 1 isoform X1 — MPLPVHGPACNSSGHLIGWHTFNSLPFSGKTATVVGEATPVLPRDLEWAGFVLNSRMLWKEADSKPDWVKDLDAVGENFEERWLKASKRSAAKKLSKLSRSHNESLLWIKKIPDIIAIDDEIYSNDDDPERWDMQQIFRSIDSNSVKGFPKDPREATSKNLVFGKNVLIDMSVHTAYVNVIRGAQHFIYIENQYFLGSSFNWDSHRDVGANNLIPIEIALKIANKIYSNERFSAYIVVPMWPEGNPTGTLTQRILYWQKMTMQMMYEIIYKALKEVGLDGTYEPQDYLNFFCLGNREAEDTTCTSSGPFSASNPQDQARKNRRFMVYVHSKGMIVDDEYVIIGSANINQRSMEGTRDTEIAMAAYQPQHTWANMLSAPRGQNNMGRSDDDSPSPPRGHMRRTRSPSPCGSYGGHGKRPTTNLMVTNLGPDCRSYHLREPFWFIL, encoded by the exons ATGCCTCTTCCAGTCCATGGCCCTGCTTGCAACTCCTCAGGGCATCTGATTGGATGGCACACGTTCAACTCATTGCCCTTCTCTGGGAAGACGGCCACAGTTGTTGGTGAAGCAACCCCTGTTCTGCCTAGGGATTTGGAGTGGGCTGGTTTTGTGTTGAACTCGAGGATGCTGTGGAAGGAGGCTGACAGCAAGCCTGACTGGGTGAAGGATCTTGATGCTGTGGGTGAGAACTTTGAGGAGCGCTGGTTAAAGGCATCAAAGCGCAGTGCCGCTAAGAAACTGTCAAAATTGTCGAGGTCGCATAATGAGTCGTTGTTGTGGATCAAGAAGATACCTGATATTATTGCTATTGACGACGAGATCTATTCAAATGATGATGATCCAGAGAGATGGGACATGCAG CAGATTTTCCGATCAATTGATTCGAATTCTGTCAAGGGTTTTCCAAAAGATCCACGGGAGGCCACTAGTAAG AATCTTGTTTTTGGGAAAAATGTACTGATTGATATGAGCGTGCATACAGCATATGTGAATGTCATCCGAGGTGCTCAACATTTCATCTATATTGAGAACCAGTACTTCCTTGGCTCTTCATTTAACTGGGATTCACATAGAGATGTTG GTGCTAATAATCTGATACCCATTGAGATAGCACTGAAAATTGCAAACAAGATTTATTCGAATGAGAGATTTTCAGCTTATATAGTAGTTCCAATGTGGCCTGAGGGCAATCCTACTGGAACTCTTACGCAAAGGATTCTTTATTGGCAG AAAATGACAATGCAAATGATGTATGAGATAATCTATAAGGCCTTGAAAGAAGTAGGACTAGATGGTACATATGAGCCACAGGATTACCTGAATTTCTTCTGCCTTGGTAACCGTGAAGCTGAGGACACTACTTGCACATCTAGTGGACCATTCTCAGCCAGTAACCCACAG GACCAAGCTCGGAAGAATAGGAGATTCATGGTGTATGTGCACTCGAAAGGCATGATTGTGGATGATGAATATGTGATAATTGGATCCGCTAACATCAACCAGAGATCCATGGAAGGAACTAGAGATACAGAGATTGCAATGGCTGCATACCAACCCCAGCATACATGGGCAAATATGCTTTCTGCTCCTCGTGGACAG AACAACATGGGAAGAAGTGATGATGACAGTCCATCGCCGCCAAGAGGTCACATGAGAAGAACTCGCAGCCCAAGTCCTTGTGGTAGTTATGGAGGCCATGGCAAGCGCCCCACAACTAATCTTATGGTGACGAATCTTGGTCCAGATTGTAG GAGTTATCACCTTCGTGAACcattttggtttattttgtag